From Paenibacillus physcomitrellae, the proteins below share one genomic window:
- a CDS encoding carbohydrate ABC transporter permease has translation MFKQKRSSSKSRYDHSAYVYLLPALLLLGVFTVYPVLHTFITSFKLGYRFLTGDYTGYGIKQYVDVANDPTFGKALINTLFIAFVCVPCSMLVSLALALALNSIRRLRGGFLTIFYLPQVTNVIAAGMVFAYIFDTHFGLMNSILGWFGMKPVAWISGEGILGSQHRYNEAYMRSLFVLFVYSVWDGLSLHILLFLSGLQNIDRSYYEAASLDGVSRWTVVRKITLPLLSPTTIFVFVTSVIFAFRSYASVIALFGGSYGPPGDNSKMMITLVGYIMDALGDYLTPGAVSSASAASVILMVMVMIVVYLQLKWTKGKVFYQ, from the coding sequence ATGTTCAAACAGAAGCGAAGTTCCTCTAAATCGCGTTACGACCATTCGGCTTATGTCTATCTGCTTCCGGCATTGCTGCTGCTTGGAGTCTTCACGGTTTATCCCGTTCTGCATACGTTCATTACCTCTTTCAAGCTGGGCTACCGGTTTCTTACGGGGGATTATACGGGTTATGGCATCAAGCAATATGTGGATGTCGCAAATGATCCGACATTCGGTAAAGCGCTCATCAATACGCTGTTTATCGCTTTCGTCTGCGTCCCTTGCTCGATGCTTGTTTCTCTTGCTTTGGCGCTTGCCCTGAATTCAATCAGACGGCTCAGAGGAGGATTCCTGACGATCTTTTATCTTCCTCAGGTCACGAACGTGATTGCTGCAGGCATGGTTTTTGCTTATATTTTCGACACGCATTTTGGGCTTATGAATTCCATCCTTGGATGGTTTGGGATGAAGCCGGTCGCCTGGATCAGCGGGGAAGGGATTTTAGGCTCGCAGCATCGGTACAATGAAGCTTATATGCGCAGCCTGTTCGTCTTATTCGTCTACAGCGTATGGGATGGATTGTCCCTCCATATCCTGTTGTTTCTCAGCGGACTTCAAAACATCGACCGCTCGTATTACGAGGCGGCCAGCCTGGACGGCGTGAGCAGATGGACCGTTGTCCGCAAAATCACGCTGCCGCTGCTGTCGCCTACCACCATTTTCGTTTTCGTTACGTCCGTTATTTTTGCCTTCCGCTCATATGCCAGCGTGATTGCTTTGTTTGGCGGTTCCTACGGGCCGCCGGGGGACAACTCCAAAATGATGATTACGCTGGTCGGGTATATTATGGATGCTTTGGGGGATTATTTGACGCCGGGGGCTGTAAGCAGCGCCAGTGCCGCCTCTGTAATTTTAATGGTGATGGTCATGATCGTTGTATATCTGCAATTAAAATGGACGAAAGGGAAGGTATTCTACCAGTGA
- a CDS encoding bifunctional metallophosphatase/5'-nucleotidase — translation MVTKTVSIIGINDFHAELFETGHALGSAKLCTLVERQKLDNPHTIVVFGGDNFKGDPMSEELSGEPVAYLMKRLGTKVSAVGNHEFEYGLKALGNWSAQGAFTFVAANVLDSRTGEIASGFRPYVMVEEAGTKIALLGLSTRERLDRHGYEQDVRILEIADGAREARKWVDYLNKGADPLGKPDAIIALTHFGFRYTADHSGLVGEEVLELCRQVPELAGVFTAHWHQFISAEVYGVPVVQGGSHGRGFARLAIEFSCDNRVRKVIPDYLDASGTAGEMTPDPVMQGELEEYKRRTARTLGAVIGRLEQEIVHKSPITAEVDMEGTPLTRLVTDIMREQTGCPIALIYSGRMGPGLTAGEVTMYELRKLFYFNDEIVTMKLRGEDLIRNIENGISTLSIERASPIAISGLKVAADYDKPFGARIESILLENGQPLEPDRYYEIAVDEFLDSNEMGYDFSSGIERRYTGIFLRDRTIQTIREQGGMSAELPESILVKNKKEINFGYVQTEAKFL, via the coding sequence ATGGTGACCAAGACCGTATCGATTATCGGAATCAACGATTTTCACGCTGAACTTTTCGAAACCGGCCATGCACTCGGCTCTGCCAAGCTGTGTACCCTTGTTGAGCGTCAGAAGCTGGACAATCCCCACACAATCGTTGTCTTCGGAGGAGATAACTTCAAAGGCGACCCTATGTCGGAAGAACTGTCGGGCGAGCCGGTTGCCTATCTGATGAAAAGGCTGGGAACAAAGGTTTCGGCCGTGGGCAACCATGAATTCGAATACGGGCTGAAGGCGCTTGGAAACTGGTCGGCGCAAGGAGCCTTCACATTTGTTGCCGCGAATGTCCTGGACAGCAGGACCGGCGAGATTGCTTCGGGCTTCAGGCCTTATGTCATGGTGGAGGAAGCCGGCACCAAGATTGCACTACTGGGTTTGTCTACCCGGGAGAGGCTGGACCGCCATGGATACGAGCAGGATGTACGTATTCTGGAAATTGCGGACGGGGCTCGTGAAGCACGGAAATGGGTGGATTACTTAAACAAAGGGGCTGACCCGCTGGGTAAACCGGATGCGATCATAGCATTGACGCATTTCGGTTTTCGGTATACGGCGGATCATTCCGGGCTTGTTGGCGAAGAGGTCTTGGAGCTTTGCCGGCAGGTTCCCGAGCTGGCGGGGGTATTTACCGCCCACTGGCATCAGTTCATAAGCGCGGAGGTTTATGGCGTTCCCGTTGTTCAAGGAGGCAGCCATGGCCGAGGGTTTGCCAGGCTGGCAATTGAATTTTCTTGCGATAATCGGGTCCGCAAGGTCATCCCTGATTATTTGGATGCCAGCGGGACAGCTGGCGAAATGACTCCGGACCCTGTAATGCAGGGGGAACTGGAAGAATACAAAAGACGTACGGCGCGTACGCTTGGTGCCGTAATCGGGCGGCTGGAGCAGGAGATTGTGCACAAGTCTCCGATCACAGCAGAGGTAGACATGGAAGGAACGCCGCTGACGAGACTCGTGACCGACATCATGCGAGAACAAACGGGCTGTCCTATCGCACTTATTTATTCAGGCCGCATGGGTCCGGGGCTTACGGCAGGCGAAGTGACGATGTACGAGCTCCGCAAGCTGTTTTATTTCAACGACGAGATCGTCACGATGAAGCTCCGAGGCGAGGACTTGATCCGAAATATCGAAAACGGCATCAGCACGCTGAGCATTGAGCGGGCTTCGCCTATTGCGATTAGCGGGCTTAAGGTCGCAGCCGATTATGACAAACCGTTTGGTGCACGAATCGAATCCATCCTGCTGGAGAATGGCCAGCCGCTGGAGCCGGACCGTTATTATGAAATCGCCGTCGATGAATTCCTGGATTCTAACGAGATGGGTTATGATTTCTCGTCGGGCATTGAACGACGATACACAGGTATTTTTTTACGTGACCGCACCATTCAAACCATTCGGGAACAGGGTGGAATGTCCGCCGAACTTCCGGAATCCATCCTAGTCAAAAACAAAAAGGAGATCAATTTCGGCTATGTTCAAACAGAAGCGAAGTTCCTCTAA
- the thpR gene encoding RNA 2',3'-cyclic phosphodiesterase — MELFIGLDTPPAIKRELERVQNQLRLFDPKGAYEPSINFHLTLRYIGESPDVRTIVERMEQIECEGFNLTLHELGLFEHSERNVVWSNVQEEPRLQALQLEVDRRLSDMGIGTASFLFNPHISLAFHCRSDIPDAFPSCTISPLSFKVCGFHLYEVEHTQEGKRFRKLRDFKLRE; from the coding sequence TTGGAACTTTTTATAGGCTTAGATACTCCGCCAGCTATTAAAAGGGAGTTGGAACGGGTGCAAAATCAGCTGCGTTTGTTTGACCCCAAGGGTGCATATGAACCTTCCATAAATTTCCACCTCACCTTGCGTTACATCGGTGAATCACCGGATGTCAGGACGATTGTCGAAAGAATGGAGCAGATCGAATGCGAGGGGTTCAACTTGACCCTTCACGAACTGGGGTTGTTCGAGCATTCGGAACGGAACGTAGTATGGAGCAATGTACAAGAGGAACCTCGCCTGCAAGCTTTGCAGCTGGAAGTTGATCGCAGGTTATCCGATATGGGTATCGGAACGGCGAGTTTCTTGTTCAACCCTCACATTTCTCTTGCTTTTCACTGCCGCTCCGACATTCCGGATGCGTTCCCTTCCTGCACGATCTCGCCCTTGTCCTTCAAAGTGTGCGGGTTCCATTTGTATGAAGTGGAGCATACACAGGAGGGCAAGCGGTTTCGCAAGCTGAGAGATTTCAAACTAAGGGAGTGA
- a CDS encoding HAD family hydrolase, which translates to MQSKLFFFDFDDTLYSHRIKSVPKSTREAIGRLQSLGHRVVIATGRGPESIAFIQEQLALPCETITFLNGQLVFHQGRKVFERFIQLPSVGSMMEKARTHGFAYGGHCEHGEIVDHVNERVQAVWSDFSSPLPKEMARFEASYPLYQAHLYITKEEARYMEEYLDDYLTNWSHEYLVNLISKQAGKSQAIRWLMAEAGIPQEHSFAFGDGFNDVDMLLAVGHGIAMGNATDELKSVAELVTGSADEDGIWEALHDYKII; encoded by the coding sequence ATGCAATCCAAGCTGTTTTTCTTTGATTTTGATGACACCCTTTATAGTCACCGGATCAAAAGCGTGCCGAAGAGTACCCGCGAAGCGATCGGCAGGCTGCAGTCCCTCGGTCACAGGGTGGTGATCGCAACGGGAAGAGGGCCGGAGTCGATAGCTTTCATTCAGGAGCAACTGGCCCTTCCTTGCGAAACCATAACCTTTCTGAATGGCCAGCTTGTCTTTCACCAGGGCCGGAAAGTGTTTGAACGATTTATACAACTGCCGTCCGTCGGATCGATGATGGAAAAAGCGAGAACCCATGGTTTTGCTTATGGAGGGCACTGCGAACACGGTGAGATTGTAGACCATGTAAACGAGCGGGTGCAAGCAGTCTGGAGCGATTTCAGCTCCCCGCTGCCGAAGGAAATGGCCCGGTTCGAGGCCAGCTATCCTTTATATCAGGCGCATCTTTATATCACAAAAGAGGAAGCGCGATATATGGAGGAATATTTAGACGATTATTTAACGAATTGGTCCCATGAATATTTAGTTAACCTGATCTCGAAACAGGCAGGCAAATCACAGGCTATCCGCTGGCTTATGGCTGAAGCCGGAATCCCGCAAGAGCATTCGTTTGCGTTCGGGGACGGCTTTAACGATGTGGATATGCTGTTGGCTGTCGGTCATGGAATTGCGATGGGCAACGCAACCGACGAATTAAAGTCGGTAGCGGAATTGGTGACCGGGAGCGCTGATGAGGACGGAATCTGGGAGGCGCTGCATGATTACAAAATCATCTGA
- a CDS encoding response regulator transcription factor, producing MKVLIVDDEPKVREGLKAIIPWEDCGFTVAGTASNGLEAVEQYEKIKPELVVADIRMPGMDGIQLIQTLRERDDRLRILILSGYADFDYAKKAIAHRADGYLLKPVDEEEMVSYLEKIRMDHKQAEEKRQWSDVSEKWSRDIFVQSLLTHTGDEEETALEAKAESLGLNGKAYQVMLIDFHQRTGSSSYLGMLEEAEKRINDYFEASGRGLAFSVHFQTGILLKSTVLGEQMRRQLYGEISAVLEGTGVQATIALGPLVRTIHEISNSYEAARELLDHEFFIDSAGILCMEDAEAMLSGEMGVPEPEDLEGRLFYAMDIGSREALEPLIHSAGDWLKASGASEEAVKRYFAELLSSLLARLSASHSALGSCLKDYTDRIALVYQQRNLQELYRHVIELLNLVMEPLASRSQGQDIKALLDFIHRNFGDNLKLETLAGVFNYNTAYLGKMFKNATGEYFNTYLDKVRIEHAKQYLQQGMKVYQVAEKVGYTNVDYFHSKFRKYVGMSPSAYRKNGEPEEGGRV from the coding sequence ATGAAAGTGCTGATTGTCGATGACGAGCCAAAAGTCCGCGAGGGGCTAAAGGCGATTATTCCTTGGGAAGACTGTGGTTTTACCGTTGCGGGAACCGCTTCGAACGGGCTCGAGGCTGTTGAACAATACGAGAAGATCAAACCGGAGCTGGTGGTTGCCGACATCCGGATGCCGGGCATGGACGGGATCCAGCTCATTCAAACGTTAAGGGAACGCGACGATCGACTGCGCATTTTGATTTTGAGCGGGTATGCCGATTTTGATTATGCCAAGAAGGCGATCGCACATAGAGCAGATGGGTATTTGCTGAAGCCGGTCGATGAAGAGGAGATGGTTTCCTATCTGGAGAAAATCCGGATGGACCACAAGCAGGCGGAGGAGAAGCGGCAGTGGAGTGACGTATCAGAGAAGTGGAGCCGTGATATTTTTGTCCAATCCTTGCTGACGCACACCGGCGATGAAGAGGAAACCGCTTTGGAGGCTAAAGCCGAAAGCCTTGGCCTGAATGGGAAGGCGTATCAGGTCATGTTAATTGACTTTCACCAGCGCACCGGAAGCTCCAGTTATCTGGGCATGCTTGAGGAAGCGGAGAAAAGGATCAATGATTATTTTGAAGCGAGCGGCCGGGGGCTGGCTTTTTCGGTTCATTTTCAAACGGGAATCCTGCTCAAATCAACGGTTCTTGGCGAGCAGATGCGCAGGCAGCTTTATGGTGAAATTTCGGCCGTGCTAGAGGGAACGGGGGTGCAGGCCACGATTGCGCTAGGGCCGCTTGTCCGGACCATTCATGAAATCTCCAATTCCTATGAGGCGGCGCGGGAGCTGCTGGATCATGAATTTTTTATTGATTCGGCCGGGATCTTGTGCATGGAGGATGCGGAGGCTATGCTTTCGGGAGAGATGGGGGTGCCCGAGCCGGAGGATCTGGAGGGCAGGCTTTTTTATGCGATGGACATCGGCAGCCGGGAGGCTCTTGAACCATTGATCCATTCAGCCGGGGATTGGCTTAAAGCGTCAGGAGCTTCTGAAGAGGCCGTCAAACGTTACTTTGCCGAACTGCTCAGCAGCCTGCTTGCCAGGTTGTCTGCCAGCCATTCCGCTCTTGGCAGCTGTCTGAAGGATTACACTGACCGAATTGCCCTCGTCTACCAGCAGCGGAATCTCCAGGAGTTATACCGGCATGTCATCGAACTGCTGAATCTGGTCATGGAACCGCTGGCTAGTCGGTCTCAGGGACAGGATATCAAAGCGCTGCTGGATTTCATCCATCGTAATTTCGGCGATAATCTAAAGCTGGAGACGCTGGCGGGAGTGTTCAATTACAACACGGCGTATCTGGGGAAAATGTTCAAGAACGCCACGGGCGAATACTTTAACACTTATCTCGACAAAGTCCGGATCGAGCATGCGAAGCAGTATTTGCAGCAGGGGATGAAGGTCTATCAAGTTGCCGAGAAGGTCGGCTACACGAACGTTGATTATTTCCACAGCAAATTCCGCAAATACGTAGGGATGTCGCCTTCCGCCTACCGCAAAAACGGCGAGCCGGAGGAAGGCGGCCGAGTCTAA
- a CDS encoding NCS2 family permease, whose amino-acid sequence MKRNWLSGSLGFIPGQHSIRKEIGAGLISYFSVVYIVMVNAAILHDAGMPLQAAMVGTLLTSMAGCLLMAFWGKSPIIVVPGMGINAFFTYTLVHSMKLSWQEALAVTTTAGLLFAGLAFSSLYKKISDAIPHNLQHGISVGIGLFLTFIGLQKSGIVIAHQTTFVTIGHFSDPNVITACITLLLALVLFVRKVKGDLLISILVGTALAYVLGATHPSANKMEGKPLQQYGDLFAHLSFGAIGTLAFWIAVFLLLLIIVFENIGLIGAQTRMIERPETFTGSLRALSVSNILAGLFGSSSTVAAAESTAGIAAGGRTGLSPFVTAILFGATFFFIPLLTYIPDSAIAPVLIIIGSLMVQNIQQMDFKDFTEAFPAFLVMVMIPFTYSIIDGMAFGFIAYPVAKLAAGRGKEVKAVMYVITALFVANFVLHALM is encoded by the coding sequence ATGAAACGAAATTGGCTGTCTGGAAGTCTCGGGTTTATTCCCGGGCAGCACAGCATTAGAAAGGAAATCGGAGCAGGGCTGATCTCTTATTTCTCTGTGGTATATATAGTGATGGTCAACGCGGCTATCCTGCACGACGCCGGCATGCCGCTGCAAGCCGCCATGGTCGGGACACTGCTCACCTCTATGGCCGGATGTCTGCTGATGGCCTTCTGGGGCAAGTCCCCGATTATCGTCGTGCCCGGCATGGGCATCAACGCTTTCTTCACTTATACGCTGGTCCATTCCATGAAGCTGAGCTGGCAGGAAGCGCTGGCCGTGACCACTACGGCAGGCCTTTTATTTGCGGGACTGGCTTTCTCTTCTTTATATAAAAAGATCAGCGACGCTATCCCTCATAACCTGCAGCATGGCATCAGCGTCGGCATCGGTCTATTCCTGACCTTTATTGGCCTGCAGAAGAGCGGGATCGTCATCGCGCATCAAACGACGTTTGTGACCATCGGCCACTTCAGCGACCCCAACGTCATCACGGCCTGCATTACGCTGCTGCTGGCGCTCGTTCTGTTCGTGCGCAAGGTCAAAGGCGATCTGCTGATCAGTATCCTGGTCGGCACGGCGCTGGCTTACGTGCTGGGAGCAACTCATCCCTCCGCGAATAAAATGGAAGGCAAACCGCTTCAGCAGTACGGCGACCTGTTTGCCCATCTGTCCTTCGGGGCCATCGGCACTTTGGCCTTCTGGATTGCCGTGTTCTTGCTGCTGCTCATTATTGTCTTTGAAAATATCGGCCTGATCGGCGCGCAGACGCGCATGATCGAACGCCCCGAGACCTTTACCGGCAGCCTGCGGGCCTTGTCGGTATCGAACATCCTGGCAGGTCTCTTCGGCAGCAGCTCTACCGTAGCCGCTGCCGAAAGCACAGCCGGTATCGCTGCGGGCGGCCGGACAGGCCTGTCACCTTTTGTGACCGCTATTTTGTTCGGCGCTACATTCTTTTTCATTCCGCTGCTGACCTACATTCCCGACAGCGCCATCGCACCGGTTCTGATCATTATCGGGAGCCTGATGGTCCAGAATATTCAGCAGATGGATTTCAAAGACTTTACGGAGGCCTTTCCGGCTTTCCTAGTCATGGTCATGATTCCGTTCACTTACAGTATCATCGATGGCATGGCCTTCGGCTTCATCGCCTACCCGGTTGCCAAACTTGCCGCCGGACGCGGGAAGGAAGTCAAAGCTGTCATGTACGTCATCACCGCTTTATTTGTAGCCAACTTCGTACTGCACGCGCTGATGTAA
- a CDS encoding DMT family transporter produces the protein MKTKAWLFLILANLFWAGNMVFGKSVTADFPPVWASFLRWVIAASVLLPMAQLIEKPSWIQVWRKNWSLLLFMSLTGIVIYTLLTYTALQHTSSTNGSLINSLTPALVSTLSFLFLKEKIGLRQGAGLALSLIGVLIVLTKGQLLAVFGTRYNAGDAILLAAVFLWAVYSIVSKRAQHLPPITFVAFTAFLGVFLMIPLLFMQPLHPERVTPFGITGILYLGLFPSIGSFLFWNRGIKELGAGKASITMNLMPIFTAGLSVLFGQPLLISQGIGGAIVIAGMLLSANLMSRKQAASKAEDERQHRGDIALKLALQNEKKHS, from the coding sequence ATGAAAACCAAAGCATGGCTGTTTTTAATATTGGCAAATTTATTCTGGGCGGGAAATATGGTGTTCGGCAAATCGGTTACCGCAGATTTTCCTCCGGTATGGGCGTCTTTTTTACGCTGGGTAATCGCCGCTTCGGTGCTTCTTCCAATGGCGCAACTGATAGAGAAACCGTCGTGGATACAGGTCTGGAGGAAAAACTGGAGCCTTCTGCTGTTTATGTCGCTGACCGGCATTGTGATTTATACGCTGCTTACTTATACAGCCCTGCAGCATACTTCGTCCACCAACGGCAGCCTGATTAACAGCTTGACTCCGGCCCTGGTGAGCACGCTTTCTTTCCTCTTCCTGAAAGAGAAAATCGGCTTACGGCAGGGAGCGGGTTTAGCTCTGTCCCTGATCGGCGTTTTGATAGTTTTGACCAAAGGGCAGCTGCTGGCGGTGTTTGGTACCCGCTACAATGCAGGGGACGCCATCCTGCTGGCGGCGGTGTTTTTATGGGCCGTTTATTCCATTGTCAGCAAACGGGCGCAGCATCTCCCGCCGATTACCTTTGTCGCCTTTACAGCGTTTCTTGGCGTATTTCTAATGATTCCTTTGCTGTTTATGCAGCCGCTTCATCCGGAACGGGTTACACCCTTTGGCATTACGGGAATTCTTTATCTCGGATTGTTTCCGTCTATCGGCTCTTTCCTGTTCTGGAATCGCGGCATAAAGGAGCTCGGGGCTGGCAAAGCGAGCATTACGATGAATTTGATGCCGATCTTCACGGCAGGCTTATCCGTATTGTTCGGCCAGCCTCTGCTGATCTCACAGGGTATCGGGGGTGCGATTGTGATCGCGGGGATGCTGCTTTCGGCTAACCTGATGTCCCGGAAACAGGCCGCCTCCAAAGCTGAGGACGAACGCCAACACCGGGGTGACATAGCTCTAAAACTGGCGCTGCAAAATGAAAAAAAGCATAGTTGA
- a CDS encoding LysR family transcriptional regulator: MNRSLLQLIVTISETKSFTAAGEKLNMTQPAVSRAVTSLEKELGVTLLIRDRRSGVMLTAVGERIVRIYREILQGYDKVDQEIASEKGLETGSVRIGTFPVAASYFIPKIISRIKRQYPKLEFSITEGTIADIHSLLDNREIDVGLVIAPEQSESERQTIPLYREGIFAVMREDHPLTAKTIIRPEDLRQESMMICKAGYEPPVMAWFERAGEIPRIKYVLYNYRTALQMVLVGEGLAVMSELSLLDLPPSLKVRRLSPEAYRDIHLAAAPPEESSIAVKLFIETAQNLFPFQPEHEPLIQI; the protein is encoded by the coding sequence ATGAACAGATCACTTTTGCAGCTGATCGTCACCATTTCGGAAACCAAAAGTTTCACTGCCGCCGGTGAGAAGCTCAACATGACCCAGCCGGCAGTCAGCCGGGCGGTGACCTCTCTGGAAAAAGAACTCGGCGTCACACTGCTGATCCGCGACCGCCGCAGCGGCGTCATGCTCACCGCAGTAGGGGAACGCATTGTCCGCATTTACCGGGAAATTTTGCAGGGGTATGACAAAGTCGATCAGGAAATTGCCAGCGAAAAAGGGCTCGAAACCGGCAGCGTACGAATCGGTACCTTCCCGGTTGCAGCTTCTTATTTTATTCCCAAAATCATCAGCCGGATCAAAAGGCAGTATCCGAAGCTGGAATTTTCGATTACGGAAGGCACGATAGCTGATATTCACAGCCTGCTCGACAACCGCGAGATCGACGTCGGGCTGGTCATCGCTCCCGAGCAATCGGAATCGGAACGGCAGACGATTCCGCTCTACCGGGAGGGCATTTTTGCCGTGATGAGAGAGGATCACCCTCTGACCGCCAAAACGATCATTCGTCCGGAAGATTTGCGGCAGGAATCGATGATGATTTGCAAAGCCGGCTACGAGCCGCCGGTGATGGCCTGGTTTGAGCGGGCCGGGGAAATCCCCCGGATCAAATACGTCCTGTACAACTACAGAACGGCCCTGCAGATGGTGCTTGTAGGCGAAGGCCTGGCCGTCATGTCCGAACTGTCGCTGCTGGACCTCCCTCCGAGCCTGAAGGTACGCCGCTTGTCGCCTGAGGCCTACCGGGATATCCATCTCGCAGCCGCTCCTCCGGAAGAAAGCTCGATCGCCGTAAAGCTGTTTATCGAAACCGCGCAAAACCTGTTTCCATTCCAGCCGGAGCATGAGCCGCTGATTCAAATTTGA
- a CDS encoding GtrA family protein encodes MSAKLGELFQNGLIRFIIVGVVNTVIGLTVTFLCLNAFGLNYWTSTIIGNAVGAVNSYFMNKSFTFKSKASIGSTAWKFMLVTAVCYFAAYWIAGQAADIGLDWILPEASGRFKDNVAALVGSGLYTILNYFGQKKLTFTDKGKVTDKDSAAGKSLSADNRDNRAVSGEPEARVMEREESGLL; translated from the coding sequence ATGAGCGCTAAGCTCGGAGAGCTGTTTCAAAATGGACTGATCCGTTTTATAATCGTTGGTGTTGTGAATACCGTGATCGGACTGACGGTGACGTTCCTGTGTTTAAATGCATTTGGCCTGAATTATTGGACTTCTACGATTATCGGCAACGCGGTAGGGGCCGTGAACAGCTATTTTATGAACAAAAGCTTTACGTTTAAATCGAAAGCCAGCATCGGGTCTACCGCCTGGAAGTTTATGCTGGTTACGGCGGTTTGCTACTTTGCAGCTTACTGGATCGCCGGCCAAGCGGCGGACATCGGGCTGGATTGGATTCTGCCGGAGGCCAGCGGCCGGTTTAAAGACAATGTGGCTGCCCTGGTTGGCAGCGGACTTTACACCATCTTGAATTACTTCGGTCAGAAGAAATTGACTTTTACGGACAAAGGCAAGGTTACGGATAAAGACTCGGCTGCCGGTAAGAGCCTGTCTGCGGACAACCGCGATAATCGCGCGGTATCAGGCGAACCGGAAGCACGGGTAATGGAAAGAGAGGAATCCGGTTTATTATGA
- a CDS encoding glycosyltransferase family 2 protein — MNRERPKLGIVVPCYNEEPVIEETVRQLSDVLTSLMREELIAQDSFLLFVNDGSADRTWDLIERLHDRYPWVSGLKLAANVGHQNALLAGLMQAKDRCDCTISIDADLQDDVRVIRDFVLKYREGYEIVYGVRRKRDTDTWFKRNSALGFYKLMKSMGLKVVYNHADYRLLSRTALEHLSRFREVNLFLRGLVPLIGLKSTEVYYDRLERFAGESKYPLKKMINFALEGITSLSVEPIRFVTGSGFLCFGISLIVGIYALVSKLMGNTVSGWTSLMLSVWFIGGMVLISLGLIGEYVGKIYKEVKSRPLYLIERDLPAQNALEAGTGASAPHPAIDQVVRYER, encoded by the coding sequence ATGAATCGGGAAAGACCAAAGCTGGGCATAGTAGTGCCTTGTTATAATGAGGAGCCCGTCATCGAAGAAACGGTCCGGCAGCTTAGCGACGTCTTGACTTCGCTGATGCGGGAGGAATTGATTGCGCAGGACAGCTTTCTGCTGTTTGTGAATGACGGAAGCGCAGACCGGACCTGGGACCTGATTGAACGGCTGCACGACCGTTATCCGTGGGTTTCCGGGCTTAAGCTGGCGGCGAATGTCGGGCACCAGAATGCGCTGCTGGCCGGGTTGATGCAAGCCAAAGACCGCTGCGACTGCACAATCTCCATTGATGCGGATCTGCAGGACGACGTGAGAGTGATCCGGGATTTTGTGCTGAAATACCGGGAAGGTTATGAAATCGTGTACGGCGTCCGCCGCAAACGGGATACGGATACCTGGTTCAAAAGAAATTCGGCGCTCGGCTTCTATAAGCTGATGAAGAGCATGGGACTGAAGGTCGTCTATAACCATGCCGATTATCGGCTGCTCAGCCGAACGGCGCTGGAGCACCTGTCCAGGTTCCGGGAGGTCAATTTGTTCCTGCGCGGCTTAGTGCCTTTGATTGGCCTGAAATCAACGGAGGTTTATTATGACCGGCTGGAGCGCTTTGCGGGAGAATCGAAATATCCGCTTAAGAAAATGATTAACTTTGCGCTTGAGGGCATTACCTCGCTCAGCGTAGAACCGATCCGTTTTGTAACGGGATCGGGTTTCCTTTGTTTTGGCATCAGTCTGATCGTGGGCATTTATGCTCTTGTCTCCAAGCTGATGGGCAATACGGTGTCCGGCTGGACGTCCTTAATGCTGTCCGTCTGGTTTATCGGCGGCATGGTGCTTATTTCGCTGGGGCTGATCGGAGAATATGTGGGCAAGATTTATAAAGAGGTTAAGAGCCGCCCGCTGTATTTGATCGAACGTGATTTACCGGCACAAAACGCTCTGGAAGCAGGGACAGGGGCTTCCGCTCCCCATCCAGCTATAGACCAGGTGGTCCGCTATGAGCGCTAA